The Panacibacter microcysteis genome includes a window with the following:
- a CDS encoding phosphate ABC transporter ATP-binding protein, which translates to METLTAPNTGTILQPVTVEVPVLNIRNLNVYSKNAHILKNINLKVPKNAITVFLGPSGCGKTTLLKCMNRLTDLYADLKLDGAIEIDGQDILSEKHDITAIRQKMGLVMQRPFPLPMSIADNITYGLKLKGVKNKKILAEKVEKHLREVALWDEVKDRLKTSAQRLSIGQQQRLCLARGLAVEPEIILADEPTSALDPISSRVIEEEFSKLKDDYTIILVTHILRQAKRLADYVVFMYYGEIIEYGPAKEIFENPKTDILKEYLRVGH; encoded by the coding sequence ATGGAAACATTAACCGCCCCAAATACCGGCACTATACTACAACCTGTAACGGTTGAAGTACCCGTATTAAACATTCGTAACCTGAATGTATACAGCAAGAATGCACACATACTTAAAAATATCAACCTTAAAGTACCTAAAAATGCTATCACTGTTTTTCTCGGCCCTTCAGGCTGCGGCAAAACAACTTTACTAAAATGCATGAACAGGCTTACTGACCTGTATGCAGACCTTAAACTTGATGGCGCCATTGAGATTGACGGGCAGGATATACTGAGCGAAAAACATGACATTACCGCCATCAGGCAGAAAATGGGACTGGTTATGCAAAGACCTTTTCCACTGCCGATGTCTATTGCAGATAACATTACCTACGGCCTTAAACTAAAAGGCGTAAAGAATAAAAAAATACTGGCAGAGAAAGTTGAAAAACACCTGCGTGAAGTGGCATTGTGGGACGAAGTGAAAGACAGGCTTAAAACATCGGCACAAAGATTATCAATCGGGCAGCAACAACGCTTATGCCTTGCCCGCGGGCTGGCCGTAGAACCTGAAATTATCCTGGCTGACGAACCTACTTCTGCACTCGACCCTATTTCGAGCCGTGTAATTGAAGAAGAATTTTCGAAACTGAAAGATGATTATACCATTATCCTGGTAACACACATCTTAAGGCAGGCAAAGCGCCTGGCAGATTATGTGGTGTTTATGTATTATGGAGAAATCATTGAATACGGACCTGCCAAAGAAATTTTCGAGAATCCAAAGACTGATATACTCAAAGAATATTTACGTGTAGGACACTAA
- the pstA gene encoding phosphate ABC transporter permease PstA — translation MTLRRKLEEKFFRVLSAIFTLVIVFVLAHIIISIVGKGFSSLSWDIITKEPQGGFYFGKEGGILNAIAGSFYLAICATFLAFVVSLPVALFMNVYLIKYPRTLTGIRFFLDVLWGVPSIVYGAFGFTLMVYLGLRSSLGFGILTVGAMISPIMIRAMDEVLKTTPIGLQEAAYALGSTKTETSYKVLFRQALPGFATAILLAFGRGIGDAASVLFTAGYTDYIPRSFSDPTATLPLAIYFQLGSPIPEVQNRAFAAAIILTFIVLVISVSARLLYRGKK, via the coding sequence ATGACACTAAGAAGAAAACTGGAAGAGAAATTTTTCCGCGTATTATCGGCCATATTCACACTTGTTATTGTGTTTGTACTGGCACACATTATCATCAGCATTGTGGGAAAAGGCTTTTCATCGCTAAGCTGGGATATTATTACCAAAGAACCACAAGGCGGTTTTTATTTTGGTAAGGAAGGTGGCATTCTCAATGCTATTGCGGGTTCTTTTTACCTGGCTATATGCGCCACTTTTCTGGCCTTTGTTGTAAGCCTTCCGGTGGCATTGTTCATGAATGTTTACCTTATCAAATACCCGCGTACATTAACAGGCATCAGGTTTTTCCTTGATGTGCTGTGGGGCGTACCTTCTATTGTTTATGGTGCGTTTGGTTTTACATTAATGGTGTACCTGGGGCTGCGCTCTTCGCTTGGTTTTGGTATTCTTACGGTAGGCGCCATGATCTCTCCTATTATGATACGCGCCATGGACGAAGTATTGAAAACAACACCTATCGGTCTGCAGGAAGCGGCCTATGCATTAGGCTCTACCAAAACAGAAACATCTTATAAAGTATTGTTCCGCCAGGCATTGCCGGGGTTTGCAACCGCTATCCTGCTTGCTTTTGGCCGCGGTATTGGCGATGCTGCATCTGTATTGTTTACTGCGGGCTACACGGATTATATACCTCGCAGCTTTAGCGATCCTACTGCTACCCTGCCACTGGCCATTTACTTCCAGCTTGGCTCACCCATACCGGAAGTGCAGAACAGGGCTTTTGCTGCAGCGATCATACTGACATTTATCGTACTCGTTATAAGTGTATCTGCCAGGTTATTATACCGTGGCAAAAAATAA
- the pstC gene encoding phosphate ABC transporter permease subunit PstC translates to MTKRKLLDAVSSKWMVVCLMFFLMLPLAIAAGLIVKSTGLFEGRSIGTLITSSEWAPWEGKFGFFPFILSSLWVTVVALVIAIPFCLLSAIYLTQFAPGWVLKFMRPVIDILAGIPSVVYGVWGVLVIVPFVSEQLAPFFNTESLGYSILAGALVLAVMSVPYILNMLLEVFRQIPVELGEASLALGSTKWETIKHIFLRKGATGIISAYGLGFSKALGETIAVMMVIGNVVQVPTSVFDAGYPLPALVANNYGEMMSIPSYDAALMFGSLLLFVIIIAINVIFRYMIYKSEAL, encoded by the coding sequence ATGACTAAACGCAAACTTCTTGACGCAGTATCCTCCAAATGGATGGTCGTCTGTTTAATGTTCTTCCTGATGTTGCCACTGGCAATTGCGGCAGGACTTATTGTAAAATCTACCGGGCTTTTTGAAGGCCGGTCAATCGGAACGCTCATCACATCTTCTGAATGGGCACCGTGGGAAGGTAAGTTCGGCTTCTTTCCTTTTATCTTAAGCTCTTTGTGGGTAACAGTTGTGGCACTGGTTATTGCTATTCCTTTTTGCCTGCTGTCTGCCATTTACCTTACACAATTTGCGCCGGGCTGGGTATTGAAATTTATGCGCCCGGTTATAGACATACTGGCGGGTATTCCATCGGTGGTATATGGCGTATGGGGTGTATTGGTTATTGTGCCTTTTGTAAGTGAGCAACTGGCGCCGTTTTTCAATACCGAATCGCTTGGCTACAGCATTCTTGCGGGTGCACTGGTACTGGCGGTAATGAGTGTGCCTTACATCTTAAACATGCTGCTCGAAGTGTTCAGGCAGATACCTGTAGAACTTGGCGAAGCTTCCCTGGCACTGGGATCTACCAAATGGGAAACCATTAAACATATTTTCTTACGCAAAGGCGCAACGGGTATTATATCTGCCTACGGCCTCGGCTTTTCAAAGGCATTGGGTGAGACCATTGCGGTTATGATGGTTATTGGCAACGTGGTGCAGGTGCCCACATCTGTATTTGATGCAGGATATCCTTTGCCGGCACTTGTTGCCAACAACTATGGTGAGATGATGTCTATTCCATCTTACGACGCTGCACTGATGTTTGGCTCTTTGTTGTTGTTTGTGATCATCATAGCCATCAACGTTATTTTCCGTTACATGATCTATAAATCTGAAGCCCTATGA
- a CDS encoding PstS family phosphate ABC transporter substrate-binding protein produces MKTRTLLFQLLTAAVLFSSCSGGSNENTSGDENVSISFSGAFALYPLAQKWAQEYNKTHPNVRFNIQAGGAGKGLTDCLAGTVDVGMFSREISDAEKAKGVWWVSLCKDAVIPTISATNPYLDSIKTRGLKKDEFKSIFIDQRPGTWDSLLNIKNGSKLKLAVYTRADAAGAADSWAAFFGKKQENLKGIGVSGDPGVAEAVKKDKGGIGYNNTLFVYDNTTGKKNPGIEVAPIDVNGNGKIDADENVYADLNTFLDAVNTGKFPAPPARELYFLTKGKSSNKAILEFFKWVLTDGQTMVKEAGYVPLPADVVAAQLKKLE; encoded by the coding sequence ATGAAGACCAGAACACTTCTTTTTCAACTCTTAACTGCTGCAGTACTCTTTAGCTCTTGCTCGGGTGGCAGTAATGAAAACACTTCAGGTGACGAAAATGTATCCATTTCTTTCTCAGGCGCCTTTGCACTTTACCCGCTTGCGCAAAAATGGGCACAGGAATATAATAAAACGCATCCCAATGTAAGGTTCAACATACAGGCAGGTGGCGCCGGTAAAGGTCTTACTGACTGTCTTGCAGGCACAGTAGATGTGGGCATGTTTTCCAGGGAAATATCTGATGCAGAAAAGGCAAAAGGTGTTTGGTGGGTTTCACTTTGCAAAGATGCCGTTATACCAACCATTAGTGCTACCAACCCATACCTCGACAGTATAAAAACACGTGGCCTGAAAAAAGATGAATTCAAAAGCATCTTTATCGACCAGCGCCCCGGCACATGGGACAGCCTGCTCAACATCAAAAACGGCAGCAAGCTGAAACTGGCTGTGTACACAAGGGCTGATGCAGCAGGTGCAGCAGATTCGTGGGCAGCATTTTTCGGTAAAAAACAGGAAAACCTGAAAGGCATTGGTGTATCGGGCGACCCCGGCGTAGCCGAAGCTGTAAAGAAAGACAAAGGTGGTATTGGCTATAACAACACATTGTTTGTATATGATAACACTACCGGCAAAAAAAATCCGGGTATTGAGGTAGCGCCCATTGACGTAAACGGAAATGGCAAAATAGATGCCGACGAAAATGTTTACGCAGACCTGAATACATTTCTTGATGCGGTAAACACCGGTAAATTTCCAGCGCCACCTGCACGTGAACTGTATTTTCTTACAAAAGGCAAATCATCGAACAAAGCAATACTCGAATTTTTCAAATGGGTGTTAACAGATGGCCAGACAATGGTAAAAGAAGCCGGTTACGTGCCGTTGCCGGCAGATGTGGTTGCAGCGCAACTAAAGAAACTTGAATAA
- a CDS encoding PstS family phosphate ABC transporter substrate-binding protein, with the protein MKKTILVSVTALAALFTNFSGKPKDEPDPEPKSVKAVSISFSGAFALYPLVQTWAAEYNKIHPEIRFDIQAGGAGKGLTDCLSGSVDVGMFSRELSDAEKAKGVWTLALCRDAVIPTYNAKNANSKSIQIRGVKKAEFNSIFVDKSITTWESLLGINTKSPHKINVYTRADAAGAADSWAAFFGKKQENLKGIGVSGDPGVADAVRKDLNAIGYNNTLFVYDAASGKKLPGIDVVPIDVNGNGTIDADENFYGNLRQFLKAVNDGKYPSPPARNLYFITKGKTQKKEILDFFKWVLTDGQKYVGIAGYVQLPKNAVADQLKKLSK; encoded by the coding sequence ATGAAAAAAACAATTCTCGTATCCGTAACCGCCCTTGCAGCACTATTTACCAATTTTTCAGGCAAGCCAAAAGACGAGCCCGATCCGGAACCGAAAAGCGTAAAAGCTGTATCTATTTCCTTTTCCGGTGCATTTGCATTGTACCCTTTGGTGCAAACATGGGCAGCAGAATACAATAAGATACACCCCGAAATACGCTTCGATATACAGGCAGGGGGAGCGGGCAAAGGCTTGACCGACTGCCTTTCAGGCTCTGTGGATGTGGGCATGTTTTCCCGTGAATTATCTGATGCGGAAAAAGCCAAAGGTGTGTGGACACTTGCTTTATGCCGCGACGCAGTTATACCAACATACAATGCCAAAAACGCCAACAGCAAAAGCATACAGATACGTGGGGTGAAAAAAGCAGAATTCAATTCCATATTTGTTGATAAAAGCATTACCACATGGGAGAGCCTGCTGGGCATTAATACAAAAAGCCCGCATAAGATCAACGTTTACACAAGGGCTGATGCTGCGGGTGCGGCAGATTCATGGGCTGCTTTTTTTGGTAAAAAACAGGAGAACCTGAAAGGTATCGGCGTATCTGGCGACCCCGGCGTGGCTGATGCCGTAAGGAAAGACCTGAATGCTATTGGCTATAACAACACACTTTTTGTATACGATGCTGCGTCAGGAAAAAAACTGCCCGGTATAGATGTGGTGCCTATTGATGTAAACGGCAACGGCACAATAGACGCAGATGAGAACTTTTACGGCAACCTGCGCCAGTTCCTGAAAGCTGTGAATGATGGAAAATATCCTTCCCCGCCTGCCAGGAACCTCTATTTTATTACAAAAGGCAAAACACAGAAGAAAGAAATCCTCGACTTTTTTAAATGGGTTCTTACAGATGGCCAGAAATATGTAGGTATAGCAGGCTATGTTCAGCTGCCTAAAAATGCAGTAGCAGACCAGCTCAAAAAACTTTCTAAATAA
- a CDS encoding alginate export family protein, whose translation MKLKLTPGLVLSLLLALPFLSNAQDTTKTMTLSDSLRWAFAKLDSLKTATTPAKTNNSLNVSFEFRTRSEYRYGYRVLPTEDTTAAFFTNQRGRLVLDFKTKRFDFRASLQETRVWGQQDGANPTIPITFFELYAEPKITDKFSVRLGRQRVIYDNQRLFAENDWRAAANAHDAVRLIYNNNRNFTTEFLAAYNQSAENNLSTNYKPTGFNNYKTLLVHYLNYKLSSHFSFLTLNTADGFQSANPTDYTTTFMRFTSGGRLEYTAYNWYATLSGYYQYGKDSSGKKLDAYYFQPEVKYNNKAWTFRLGMEYLSGHDGNQPADKDNNFVPLYGVAHRFMGNLDFFTRFPVDVSSAGLINPYLFIWYQKNKLFLRAENHLFYTQKDYIYKNSPLNHYLGFENDLRINYKFNSMIELEGGFSWALVTNSMAVIRNPKIAEPESAYKTPFWSYLSFKFTPTLAKLNF comes from the coding sequence ATGAAGTTGAAACTGACACCAGGATTAGTCCTATCCCTATTATTAGCCTTACCCTTTTTATCCAATGCCCAGGACACAACCAAAACAATGACGCTGAGTGACTCTTTGCGTTGGGCATTTGCAAAACTGGATTCTCTTAAAACTGCGACAACACCAGCTAAAACAAACAACAGCCTGAATGTATCGTTTGAATTCAGAACGCGCAGTGAATACCGGTATGGTTACCGCGTTTTACCTACAGAAGACACAACAGCCGCATTCTTTACCAACCAGCGTGGCAGGCTTGTACTTGACTTTAAAACCAAGCGATTTGACTTCAGGGCCTCTCTGCAGGAAACCAGGGTTTGGGGCCAGCAGGATGGTGCCAACCCAACAATCCCGATCACATTTTTTGAGCTATATGCAGAGCCAAAAATTACAGATAAGTTTTCTGTAAGACTGGGCCGCCAGAGAGTAATTTATGACAACCAGCGCCTTTTTGCAGAAAATGACTGGAGGGCAGCGGCCAATGCGCACGATGCTGTAAGACTGATTTATAACAACAACAGGAATTTTACAACAGAATTTTTGGCAGCATATAATCAATCTGCCGAAAACAACCTGAGCACCAATTACAAGCCGACGGGTTTCAATAATTATAAAACCCTGTTGGTACACTACCTGAACTATAAATTAAGCAGCCACTTTTCTTTTTTAACGCTGAATACCGCAGATGGTTTTCAAAGCGCTAACCCAACAGATTACACAACTACATTTATGCGTTTTACCAGTGGCGGCCGTTTGGAATATACTGCATACAACTGGTACGCAACTTTGAGCGGGTATTACCAGTATGGAAAAGACTCGTCCGGCAAAAAGCTTGATGCATATTATTTTCAGCCGGAGGTAAAATATAACAATAAGGCGTGGACCTTCCGCCTGGGAATGGAATACCTCAGCGGCCATGATGGCAACCAACCTGCAGATAAAGACAACAATTTTGTTCCTCTATATGGTGTGGCGCACAGGTTTATGGGTAACCTTGACTTCTTTACGAGATTTCCTGTAGATGTAAGCAGTGCCGGCCTCATTAACCCTTATCTCTTTATCTGGTACCAGAAAAACAAACTGTTCCTGAGAGCGGAAAACCACCTGTTTTATACTCAAAAGGATTACATCTATAAGAACTCGCCGCTTAATCATTACCTGGGCTTTGAAAATGATCTCAGGATCAACTACAAATTCAATAGTATGATTGAACTGGAAGGCGGTTTTTCCTGGGCGCTTGTAACCAACTCTATGGCGGTAATTCGTAACCCCAAAATTGCTGAACCCGAGTCTGCTTACAAAACCCCATTCTGGTCTTACCTGAGTTTTAAATTCACACCAACATTAGCAAAACTTAACTTTTAG
- a CDS encoding RrF2 family transcriptional regulator: protein MISKKTKYAINALVYLAKEQKGTEPIQISRIAEHENIPRKFLEAILLDLKNAGLLSSRKGKTGGYYLHKTPEEINIAEVMRLFDGPIALLPCVTHMYYERCEECKDEATCGIRSVFLDVRNETVNMLKNATLAEIMMRTHNLEEGKIKNP, encoded by the coding sequence ATGATCTCAAAAAAAACAAAATACGCCATAAACGCACTTGTATATCTTGCCAAAGAACAAAAGGGCACAGAACCAATACAAATAAGCAGGATTGCAGAGCATGAAAATATTCCGCGCAAATTTCTGGAAGCTATTCTGCTGGACCTAAAGAATGCGGGATTGCTCAGCAGCCGGAAAGGGAAAACCGGTGGCTATTACCTGCACAAAACGCCGGAAGAAATAAACATTGCAGAGGTAATGCGACTCTTTGATGGGCCCATCGCCTTACTGCCTTGTGTAACACATATGTATTACGAGCGCTGCGAGGAATGCAAGGACGAAGCTACCTGTGGTATACGCTCGGTTTTCCTGGATGTACGAAACGAAACAGTAAATATGCTTAAGAATGCCACCCTTGCAGAAATAATGATGCGTACGCATAACCTGGAAGAGGGAAAAATTAAAAATCCATAA
- a CDS encoding alpha-amylase family glycosyl hydrolase, translating into MYKYSSYIALLLLAISLFSCKSNTTEQAGTATGNIDTAITDGHPAWILQGNIYEVNVRQYTREGTFNAFAANLERLQAMGVQTLWFMPINPISKVDRKGALGSYYAVANYTQINPEFGTMADWKALVKQCHNMGFKVIIDWVPSHTGADHYWLEQHPDFYVRDSITGKAISLYDWTDTRRLNYANPVLVDSMINSMKFWIKETDIDGFRCDVAGEVADDYWQKCIPELKKMKNIFMLAEGNKASLPRDGFDATYTWNEFNMMKLIAKGERPAFAIDSVIAQTDSSFPTNALLMYFTSNHDENSWNKADYGTMPGAAHAPFAVLTQTLQRSVPLIYSGQEEPYLDSISFFYKDTIRFENYARAGFYKTLLTLRKENPALAANAAFRKIATDNDKAVYAFERSNGNAGVLVVVNLTNQPQQAVLKNIAAKGEVKNVFLDKPEQLKNGQVFSLKPWDYLVYSY; encoded by the coding sequence ATGTATAAATACAGCAGTTATATTGCTTTGTTATTGCTTGCCATCAGCCTCTTTTCCTGTAAAAGCAATACCACAGAACAAGCCGGCACCGCAACGGGTAATATTGATACGGCCATCACCGATGGCCACCCTGCATGGATATTGCAGGGAAATATTTACGAAGTAAATGTGCGCCAATATACACGGGAAGGTACTTTCAACGCATTTGCTGCAAATCTTGAACGGCTGCAGGCCATGGGTGTACAAACGTTGTGGTTTATGCCCATAAACCCTATTAGTAAAGTGGACCGTAAAGGTGCGCTGGGCAGTTATTACGCCGTGGCCAACTACACACAGATTAACCCCGAGTTTGGTACAATGGCCGACTGGAAAGCACTGGTAAAGCAATGCCACAACATGGGGTTTAAAGTGATCATTGACTGGGTGCCAAGCCATACCGGCGCAGACCATTACTGGCTGGAGCAACATCCTGACTTTTATGTGAGAGACAGTATAACAGGCAAGGCTATTTCTTTGTACGACTGGACAGATACAAGAAGGCTCAATTACGCCAACCCGGTATTGGTTGACAGTATGATCAACAGTATGAAGTTCTGGATAAAAGAAACTGATATAGATGGATTTCGCTGCGATGTGGCGGGCGAAGTAGCAGATGATTACTGGCAAAAATGCATACCGGAGCTAAAGAAAATGAAGAACATCTTTATGCTGGCAGAAGGTAATAAAGCATCGTTGCCCCGTGATGGTTTTGATGCAACCTACACATGGAACGAATTTAATATGATGAAGCTGATTGCGAAAGGAGAAAGACCAGCTTTCGCAATAGATAGTGTAATTGCACAAACAGACAGCAGCTTTCCAACAAATGCATTGCTGATGTATTTTACGAGCAACCATGATGAGAACAGCTGGAACAAGGCAGACTATGGCACAATGCCCGGTGCTGCCCACGCACCATTTGCGGTACTTACACAAACATTACAAAGATCTGTACCGCTTATTTATAGCGGGCAGGAAGAGCCTTACCTGGACAGCATCAGCTTTTTTTACAAAGACACTATCAGGTTTGAGAACTATGCGAGGGCCGGTTTTTATAAGACCTTGCTTACGCTGCGAAAAGAAAATCCTGCACTTGCCGCCAACGCGGCCTTTAGAAAAATAGCGACAGACAATGATAAAGCGGTGTATGCATTTGAAAGAAGCAATGGCAATGCGGGTGTACTGGTAGTTGTAAATCTAACAAACCAGCCTCAGCAGGCAGTGCTGAAAAATATTGCTGCAAAAGGTGAAGTAAAGAATGTATTTTTAGACAAACCTGAACAGTTGAAGAACGGCCAGGTGTTTAGTCTGAAACCCTGGGATTATCTTGTTTACAGCTACTGA
- a CDS encoding acyl-CoA thioesterase, which translates to MDGKKAVESFTIMNELVLPNDTNTFGNLMGGRLMYWMDIAAGIAAGKHCNAPNMTASVDNLSFKTPIKLGNVVHIEAKVTRAFNTSMEVHLKVWGEDNLHQYKYESNEAYFTFVALDPNGKPRTVPQLIPETDEEVKLYDGALRRRQLRLILAGKMKPDDASELKALFMTK; encoded by the coding sequence ATGGATGGCAAAAAAGCTGTTGAAAGTTTTACGATCATGAATGAACTGGTGCTCCCCAACGATACAAATACGTTTGGTAACCTCATGGGCGGGCGGCTGATGTACTGGATGGATATTGCCGCCGGTATTGCGGCAGGCAAACACTGTAATGCACCCAACATGACTGCCAGCGTAGACAACCTTAGTTTTAAAACACCCATTAAACTGGGCAACGTGGTGCATATTGAAGCCAAGGTTACCAGGGCATTCAATACATCTATGGAAGTGCACCTGAAAGTGTGGGGAGAAGACAACCTGCATCAATACAAGTACGAAAGCAATGAAGCATATTTTACATTCGTGGCACTCGACCCCAACGGTAAACCCCGCACGGTGCCGCAATTGATTCCCGAAACAGACGAAGAAGTAAAATTATACGACGGCGCTTTGCGCAGGCGCCAGTTGCGTTTGATTCTTGCCGGCAAAATGAAACCAGACGATGCCAGTGAGTTAAAAGCCTTGTTTATGACAAAGTAA
- a CDS encoding aminopeptidase P family protein — MKHLPLNAKIFTENRKRFTKEMKANSIAIFNSNDEVPSNGDALYRFQQNSDLYWLCGIEQEDTMVVLFPDNPDAKYREVLVLVRPNELKEKWDGKRLRANEATGLTGIQTIVWLDSLDALLQQWIHLSDNIYLNTNENDRKGSLLETRDYRYAKEIMQRYPLHKFERSAKIMRNLRAVKSALEVEVLQTAIDITEKAFRRLLKFIQPGVFEHEIEAELVHEFLRNRARGEAYGSIIASGDRARTLHYIFNNEECKDGELILMDFGANYGGYAADLTRTVPVNGKFTKRQKEVYNACLHLHNYARSLLKPGITILNYHDKVGDEATKTFIKIGLLTKEDVKNEDSNNRAYRKYLYHGISHHLGIDVHDLGTKTEPLKPGMLLTVEPGIYIEEEQMGVRIENNVWITRNGNKDLMKNIPIEAEEIEQLMKK; from the coding sequence ATGAAACACTTGCCGCTTAATGCCAAAATATTTACAGAGAACCGTAAAAGGTTTACCAAAGAAATGAAAGCCAACAGCATTGCTATATTTAACAGCAATGATGAAGTGCCTTCTAACGGCGACGCACTATACCGTTTTCAGCAAAACAGCGATTTGTACTGGCTTTGCGGTATAGAACAGGAAGACACTATGGTGGTATTGTTTCCTGATAACCCGGATGCAAAATACCGGGAAGTACTCGTATTGGTAAGGCCAAATGAGCTGAAGGAAAAATGGGATGGCAAGCGGCTTCGTGCAAATGAAGCTACCGGACTTACCGGTATACAAACCATCGTCTGGCTCGACAGCCTTGATGCATTATTGCAGCAATGGATACACCTTTCAGACAATATTTATTTAAACACCAACGAAAACGACCGCAAAGGCAGCCTTCTTGAAACAAGGGATTACCGCTACGCAAAAGAAATAATGCAGCGTTACCCGCTGCATAAGTTTGAGCGCAGCGCAAAGATTATGCGTAACCTGCGCGCTGTAAAGTCTGCACTGGAAGTAGAAGTGCTGCAAACAGCTATTGACATTACTGAAAAAGCTTTCAGACGGTTATTGAAGTTTATACAACCCGGTGTTTTTGAACATGAGATAGAAGCAGAACTTGTGCATGAATTTTTGCGCAACCGTGCCCGCGGCGAAGCATATGGAAGTATCATTGCCAGCGGAGACAGGGCAAGAACATTGCACTACATCTTCAACAACGAAGAATGTAAAGACGGCGAACTTATTCTCATGGACTTTGGTGCCAACTACGGTGGTTATGCAGCAGATCTTACGAGAACGGTTCCGGTAAACGGTAAGTTTACCAAACGGCAGAAAGAGGTTTACAATGCCTGTCTGCACCTGCACAATTATGCCAGGAGTTTATTAAAACCAGGCATCACCATTTTAAATTACCACGATAAAGTGGGTGATGAAGCCACCAAAACATTTATAAAAATTGGCCTGCTTACCAAAGAAGATGTAAAGAATGAAGACAGTAATAACAGGGCATACAGGAAGTACCTGTATCATGGTATTTCTCATCATCTTGGAATAGACGTACACGATCTCGGTACCAAAACAGAACCACTAAAACCAGGGATGTTGTTAACAGTTGAACCTGGTATCTACATCGAAGAAGAGCAGATGGGTGTGCGCATAGAAAACAACGTGTGGATAACAAGAAATGGCAACAAAGACCTGATGAAGAACATCCCGATAGAGGCAGAGGAAATTGAGCAACTGATGAAAAAATAA
- the pssA gene encoding CDP-diacylglycerol--serine O-phosphatidyltransferase, protein MKQIPNIFTLLNLVFGCMAIVCILQYGLSYTVNDNAEAFVIMPEKIYMASIFIGCAAVIDFLDGFVARLLKASSEIGKQLDSLADVVSFGVAPGLIVYQFLRLSFAQQEGGLDVSTAWLLPAFVIPCAGAYRLARFNIDTTQSHGFKGVPIPAAGLLVASFPLIYWFSNTDLIIKLFTNQWFWYVVILVVSYLMVSKLPMLALKFSGVSIKKLMPFISIAAIAAITAITFGWIAVPVSFVAYVILSLLVKQKES, encoded by the coding sequence ATGAAACAAATCCCCAACATTTTTACACTGCTCAACCTTGTCTTTGGTTGTATGGCAATTGTATGTATTCTGCAATACGGGCTTTCCTATACCGTAAATGACAACGCAGAAGCGTTTGTTATAATGCCGGAAAAAATTTATATGGCTTCCATTTTTATAGGTTGTGCAGCCGTTATAGATTTTCTAGATGGCTTTGTAGCGCGGTTGTTAAAGGCATCTTCAGAAATAGGAAAGCAACTGGACTCTCTTGCAGATGTGGTAAGTTTTGGTGTTGCCCCGGGTTTGATCGTTTACCAGTTTCTCCGCTTAAGCTTTGCCCAGCAGGAAGGTGGTTTGGACGTTAGTACAGCATGGTTGCTGCCGGCCTTTGTTATACCATGCGCCGGTGCCTACAGGCTTGCAAGATTTAATATTGATACTACACAATCGCACGGGTTTAAAGGTGTGCCTATTCCTGCAGCGGGGTTACTGGTGGCTTCTTTCCCGTTAATATACTGGTTTAGTAATACAGATCTTATTATTAAGCTTTTTACCAATCAATGGTTTTGGTATGTTGTCATATTGGTGGTTAGTTACCTGATGGTTTCCAAACTGCCTATGCTGGCATTAAAGTTTAGTGGTGTATCCATAAAAAAGCTGATGCCGTTTATCAGTATTGCGGCAATAGCAGCTATTACCGCAATAACATTCGGTTGGATTGCTGTACCTGTTTCCTTTGTTGCGTATGTTATTTTATCTTTGCTCGTAAAACAAAAAGAATCATGA